In one window of Massilibacterium senegalense DNA:
- the cobA gene encoding uroporphyrinogen-III C-methyltransferase — MPGKVYLVGAGPGHPELITVRGVECLKEADVVLYDRLVHPQILHYTQPNCELIFAGKFPKMHVLRQEKINELLIEKAMENKTVVRLKGGDPAVFGRVGEEARDLKERNIEFEIVPGITSGIAASTFAGIPVTHREYGETFAIVTGHDKSKEGKPLIPWQALAEGMDTIAFYMGIKNLQHNCQQLIQNGKPKETKVAVIQWGTMGSQQTVTGTLETIVQCVEESNISNPAIVLVGNVVDVRDEVKWFEKKPLFHQSILVAKASAESGTLAKELLRLGADVVEFPKFYFHEKGFSPFEWEKMIRSFESFVFTSKQSVDVFFNYFYQLHIDIRELTQQLYVQSMMTKKHLATFGLHAEMVTESLEDALYFGDEGVLKHPHGWVLFEQKVNKEYTTAITHWLKHKKYSTVVFPNERSVQMLMKEKQRANLSIEIDHAFCMGEKAKEAIHQLGLSSKETNHKETNRFLEEIVRQLT, encoded by the coding sequence ATGCCTGGAAAAGTATATTTAGTAGGAGCAGGACCAGGACATCCTGAATTAATTACGGTAAGGGGCGTAGAATGTTTAAAAGAGGCAGATGTTGTTTTATATGATCGACTTGTTCATCCGCAAATCTTACATTATACACAACCAAACTGTGAACTAATTTTTGCAGGGAAGTTCCCTAAAATGCATGTACTACGCCAAGAAAAGATTAATGAATTATTAATCGAAAAAGCAATGGAAAATAAGACAGTTGTTCGTTTAAAAGGTGGGGATCCGGCTGTTTTTGGACGAGTTGGAGAAGAAGCAAGAGATTTAAAAGAGCGCAACATCGAATTTGAAATTGTGCCTGGTATTACCTCTGGTATTGCAGCTTCCACGTTTGCAGGAATTCCTGTTACCCATCGGGAATACGGTGAAACGTTTGCCATTGTTACGGGGCATGATAAATCAAAAGAAGGAAAGCCACTTATTCCTTGGCAAGCATTAGCCGAAGGAATGGACACCATTGCTTTTTACATGGGGATTAAAAATTTACAACATAACTGTCAGCAATTAATTCAAAATGGAAAGCCAAAAGAAACAAAAGTGGCGGTTATTCAGTGGGGAACAATGGGATCACAACAAACGGTAACCGGTACATTAGAAACGATTGTGCAATGTGTAGAAGAGTCGAACATTTCGAATCCCGCTATTGTGTTAGTAGGTAATGTTGTAGATGTACGAGACGAGGTGAAATGGTTTGAGAAAAAACCGTTGTTCCATCAATCTATCCTTGTTGCGAAAGCTAGTGCTGAATCCGGGACATTAGCAAAAGAGTTACTACGTTTAGGTGCAGATGTTGTAGAATTTCCAAAGTTTTATTTTCATGAAAAAGGTTTTTCTCCTTTCGAATGGGAGAAAATGATTCGTTCTTTTGAGTCTTTTGTTTTTACATCAAAGCAAAGCGTTGATGTGTTTTTTAACTACTTTTATCAACTACATATAGATATTCGAGAATTAACACAACAATTGTATGTCCAGTCAATGATGACGAAAAAACATTTAGCGACTTTCGGTTTACATGCAGAAATGGTAACAGAATCATTAGAAGACGCTTTATATTTTGGAGATGAAGGTGTGTTAAAACATCCACACGGCTGGGTGCTATTTGAACAAAAAGTGAATAAAGAATACACGACTGCTATCACTCATTGGCTGAAACATAAAAAATATTCGACTGTTGTCTTCCCGAATGAAAGAAGTGTTCAGATGTTGATGAAAGAGAAACAGCGAGCAAATTTATCCATTGAAATTGACCATGCATTTTGTATGGGAGAAAAGGCAAAAGAAGCTATTCATCAATTGGGACTCTCTTCAAAGGAAACGAATCATAAAGAAACCAATCGTTTTTTAGAAGAGATTGTGCGACAATTAACGTAA
- a CDS encoding precorrin-2 dehydrogenase/sirohydrochlorin ferrochelatase family protein: protein MMQYYPIHVNLQHKQVAIIGGGKVAQRKINSLLQTNADILVVSPEVTETIKQWSEERKLEWRKKNFSPSDLDRATLVFAVTNDSKLNDFIKKIAKEHQWVNVSSNGSESQFHVPAVIVEGPLCITVSTSGISPSISKKIGQNIKNHLDEEIVEDLYFLKRWRETIQETIANDDKRHALLRYFASESLLKHPNREGEAHKAFCQVLKDGTCDGTI from the coding sequence ATGATGCAATACTACCCGATTCATGTAAATTTACAACATAAACAAGTCGCTATTATTGGGGGCGGAAAAGTCGCACAACGAAAAATTAACTCATTACTGCAAACAAATGCTGATATTTTGGTTGTAAGTCCTGAAGTGACAGAAACCATTAAACAGTGGAGTGAAGAAAGAAAATTAGAATGGCGAAAGAAAAACTTTTCTCCTTCCGATTTGGACCGGGCTACACTGGTGTTTGCTGTTACGAATGATTCAAAACTGAATGATTTTATCAAAAAAATAGCAAAGGAACACCAATGGGTGAATGTTTCATCAAATGGAAGTGAAAGTCAATTTCATGTCCCTGCTGTGATTGTTGAAGGGCCTTTATGTATCACTGTATCTACGTCTGGTATTTCTCCATCTATTAGTAAAAAAATTGGGCAAAACATAAAGAATCATTTAGATGAAGAAATTGTCGAAGATTTATATTTTTTAAAACGATGGAGAGAAACGATTCAAGAAACGATTGCCAATGATGACAAGCGCCATGCTTTATTGCGATATTTCGCTTCGGAGTCGTTATTAAAACATCCGAATCGAGAAGGTGAAGCGCATAAAGCATTTTGTCAAGTATTAAAGGATGGCACTTGTGATGGAACGATATAA
- a CDS encoding GHMP family kinase ATP-binding protein gives MERYKHNAFYTFGELVQGFYREEPFLVSLPINQTVTVTFIKKEIGPLIIPKEKEKVATLVAQWERQAGQKVVGELRFQSSLPAAKGFASSSADLVATLRCLSEAYACNIPEEDIAQLLCRVEPTDPIFIDEFVLFQQTTGKIIRRLGKTLPFTIIGIDDGGTVDTNAYHRLMCEKRHHHAKEMEELFHLIQKGITEQNIPIIFEATRKSASLNQMFLPKKHFLFFYELAIMYDVGLVIAHSGSLIGLLIRSNDPRIKEVVTMIEKSIRQKVLYFTLPQIYEK, from the coding sequence ATGGAACGATATAAACACAACGCATTTTATACATTCGGAGAATTAGTACAAGGCTTTTATCGAGAGGAACCGTTCCTTGTTAGTTTACCGATTAATCAAACTGTCACGGTAACGTTTATTAAAAAAGAAATAGGCCCCCTCATCATTCCAAAAGAAAAAGAAAAAGTAGCAACACTGGTAGCACAATGGGAAAGACAGGCTGGTCAAAAAGTGGTTGGAGAATTACGCTTTCAATCTTCGCTTCCTGCGGCAAAAGGATTTGCAAGTAGCTCTGCTGATTTAGTCGCAACATTACGTTGTTTAAGCGAAGCGTATGCTTGTAACATACCAGAAGAAGACATAGCACAGTTGCTATGTCGGGTAGAGCCGACTGATCCTATTTTTATCGATGAATTCGTCCTGTTTCAACAAACAACTGGAAAAATTATTCGCCGTTTAGGAAAAACACTTCCTTTTACCATTATCGGGATTGACGATGGCGGGACAGTAGATACGAATGCATATCATCGTCTTATGTGTGAGAAACGTCACCATCATGCTAAGGAAATGGAAGAACTTTTTCATCTGATTCAAAAAGGCATAACCGAACAAAACATACCAATCATTTTTGAAGCCACGAGAAAAAGCGCTAGCCTGAACCAAATGTTTTTACCAAAAAAACACTTTTTGTTTTTTTATGAGTTAGCCATTATGTATGATGTTGGGCTTGTAATTGCGCATAGCGGATCACTAATTGGTTTATTAATACGTTCAAATGATCCGCGCATTAAAGAAGTGGTGACTATGATAGAAAAAAGCATCCGACAAAAAGTGCTATATTTTACATTGCCTCAAATATATGAAAAATAA
- the cobT gene encoding nicotinate-nucleotide--dimethylbenzimidazole phosphoribosyltransferase produces the protein MNIQEMIQNIEALHKESQERAIYHLNHLTKPISSLGRLEELAVQLAGISQDPFAQYKDKRVVIMAADHGVVAEGVSAFPQEVTPQMVQNFLNHGAAINVMTKTVGASVVCVDVGVASDISSFEGMIHKKVAFGTKNFAKEPAMTEQEVWQAIEVGIQVAKEQIEDGAKVLATGEMGIGNTTPSSAVLSVLANIEPINVVGAGTGLNQEQVKHKANVIKQAIELHKPNREDAVDVLQKVGGLELAALCGLCLGAAIMKTPIVIDGFISTVSALCAATISPNAKAYMIPSHHSVEPGHTNALQALGLQAYFPLNMRLGEGTGATITFPMIDMASNIMREMASFESAGVTNKE, from the coding sequence ATGAACATCCAAGAAATGATTCAAAACATTGAAGCATTACATAAAGAATCACAAGAAAGAGCAATTTATCATTTAAATCATTTAACAAAACCAATTAGTAGTTTGGGACGTTTAGAAGAATTAGCAGTTCAACTTGCGGGTATTAGTCAAGATCCATTCGCACAGTACAAAGATAAAAGAGTCGTCATTATGGCAGCGGACCATGGAGTAGTGGCCGAAGGTGTGTCTGCATTTCCACAAGAAGTAACACCGCAAATGGTCCAAAACTTTTTAAACCATGGGGCAGCTATTAATGTAATGACTAAAACAGTTGGTGCAAGTGTCGTTTGCGTCGATGTTGGGGTTGCATCTGATATCTCTTCTTTCGAAGGAATGATTCATAAAAAAGTTGCTTTTGGTACAAAAAACTTTGCAAAAGAACCTGCAATGACAGAACAAGAAGTTTGGCAAGCGATTGAAGTCGGAATTCAAGTAGCAAAAGAACAAATCGAAGACGGTGCAAAAGTATTAGCAACAGGGGAAATGGGAATTGGAAATACAACACCAAGTTCTGCTGTACTTAGCGTTTTAGCAAATATTGAACCGATTAATGTCGTTGGTGCAGGAACAGGACTTAACCAAGAACAAGTAAAACATAAAGCAAATGTGATTAAACAAGCAATTGAATTACATAAACCGAATCGAGAAGATGCTGTCGATGTGTTACAAAAAGTAGGAGGATTAGAGTTAGCCGCTCTTTGTGGCCTTTGTTTAGGTGCAGCTATCATGAAAACTCCCATTGTCATTGATGGATTTATCTCTACTGTAAGCGCACTTTGTGCAGCAACGATTTCTCCAAATGCAAAAGCGTATATGATTCCATCCCATCATTCTGTAGAACCAGGACATACAAATGCATTGCAAGCTTTAGGATTACAAGCATATTTTCCATTGAATATGCGGTTAGGGGAAGGAACAGGAGCAACCATAACATTCCCAATGATTGATATGGCATCTAACATCATGCGTGAAATGGCTTCGTTTGAAAGTGCTGGTGTAACAAATAAAGAATAA
- the cobJ gene encoding precorrin-3B C(17)-methyltransferase — translation MEKGKLLVVGFGPGSFEHITKRAKEALQESDCIIGYTTYMELIKDLLTEDQEIVQTGMTEEVSRAQEAVRLAETGKKVAVISSGDAGVYGMAGLIYEVLIEKGWKEKDGVEVEVIPGISAINSCASLVGAPVMHDACTISLSDHLTPWEIIERRLEAAASADFVVALYNPKSGRRTKQIQEAQAIFLKYRKKETPVALVKSAYRDRQQVVITNLEEMLEHDIGMLTTVIIGNSATFLYDGKLITPRGYQRKYTLDSEKQSLRPHQRLKAENEPWALHQGEEIEETSTQATSLDLANEALTLVTGEKSESSPFKQESIFEFAVSPGVANKKMTSEQLMTLSKIVGDNGSLEYSTDHQLVVRIPCEDPSVITTQIQEAGLLLAPIGDVITVKACDFCDGDKEGGIPYANEIYENFNGMKVPKELKIGFNGCGMACYGAVKEDIGIVYRRQKFDLFLGAKTVGRTAHSGVPVAEEMPPEMLVPTLTKIIEAYIEEGHPNERFFKYFKRVGNVAGFKHVEMPTPKLEPLLCGDE, via the coding sequence GTGGAAAAAGGGAAATTACTCGTTGTCGGATTTGGACCGGGAAGCTTCGAACATATCACAAAACGTGCGAAGGAAGCGTTACAAGAGAGTGATTGTATTATTGGGTACACAACGTATATGGAGTTAATTAAAGATTTACTAACTGAAGACCAAGAAATTGTCCAAACTGGGATGACAGAAGAAGTAAGTCGTGCACAAGAAGCTGTGCGTCTTGCGGAAACAGGAAAAAAGGTAGCAGTTATTTCTTCTGGTGATGCTGGTGTGTATGGAATGGCAGGATTAATTTACGAAGTGTTAATCGAAAAAGGATGGAAAGAAAAAGACGGCGTAGAAGTAGAAGTGATTCCGGGGATTTCAGCTATTAACTCTTGTGCATCCCTTGTCGGTGCGCCAGTCATGCATGATGCATGTACGATTAGTTTAAGTGACCATTTAACACCGTGGGAAATTATTGAAAGAAGATTAGAAGCTGCAGCAAGTGCAGACTTTGTCGTTGCATTGTACAATCCAAAAAGTGGACGTCGAACAAAACAAATTCAAGAAGCACAAGCAATCTTTTTGAAATATCGAAAAAAAGAAACACCTGTAGCACTGGTAAAAAGTGCATATCGGGACCGTCAGCAAGTTGTGATTACAAACTTAGAAGAAATGCTAGAGCATGATATAGGTATGTTGACAACGGTTATTATCGGAAATTCAGCGACATTTTTATATGATGGAAAATTAATTACTCCTCGTGGGTATCAACGTAAATATACGCTAGATTCCGAGAAACAATCACTTCGTCCTCATCAACGATTAAAAGCAGAAAATGAACCCTGGGCATTGCATCAGGGAGAAGAAATAGAAGAAACATCTACACAAGCTACTTCACTAGATTTGGCAAATGAAGCTTTAACACTTGTAACAGGAGAAAAAAGTGAAAGTTCTCCGTTTAAACAAGAAAGTATTTTTGAATTTGCTGTTAGCCCTGGTGTAGCAAACAAAAAAATGACGAGTGAACAATTAATGACGTTATCTAAAATCGTTGGCGATAATGGTTCGTTGGAATATTCGACAGATCATCAACTGGTTGTTCGCATTCCATGTGAAGACCCATCTGTTATTACAACACAAATTCAAGAAGCAGGGCTTTTATTAGCGCCAATCGGAGATGTCATTACAGTAAAAGCATGTGATTTTTGCGATGGTGACAAAGAAGGCGGGATTCCATATGCAAATGAAATTTACGAGAATTTTAACGGCATGAAAGTACCGAAAGAATTAAAAATTGGTTTTAATGGTTGCGGTATGGCTTGTTATGGAGCAGTAAAAGAAGATATCGGAATTGTTTATCGTCGTCAAAAGTTTGATTTATTCCTAGGAGCTAAAACGGTCGGACGAACAGCACACAGCGGTGTTCCTGTTGCAGAAGAAATGCCACCCGAGATGCTTGTACCAACGTTAACAAAAATTATTGAAGCATATATTGAAGAAGGTCATCCGAATGAACGATTTTTTAAATACTTTAAACGTGTAGGGAATGTGGCAGGATTTAAGCATGTAGAAATGCCAACACCGAAATTAGAACCTTTATTATGCGGTGACGAATAA
- a CDS encoding sirohydrochlorin chelatase, producing the protein MEAILFVGHGSRDPEGNEEIRQYVDRIRHEMKQSIVETCFLEFEEPTIAQGIDTCVEKGATRVIVIPIILFPAGHSKIHIPMAIDEAKEKYPNVSFTYGRPLGIHETIIEILESRLEESGIDFSQNHKDTAVLILGRGSSDQDANSDLYKMSRLFFEKRRVGMVETAFIGVTDPLLDAGVERCLKLGAKHVVILPYFLFTGILIKRLENRVKEYHDMYPNHTFTLANYFGFHPLLKKVLLDRVEEATRDEVKMNCDTCQYRLEASEHMDHHDHHDHHHEHSHDHVHHEVHKS; encoded by the coding sequence ATGGAAGCCATTTTATTTGTTGGACATGGTTCTCGTGACCCAGAAGGAAATGAAGAAATTCGTCAATATGTCGATAGAATTCGTCACGAAATGAAACAATCGATTGTGGAAACGTGCTTTTTGGAATTTGAAGAGCCAACAATCGCACAAGGCATTGATACGTGCGTAGAAAAAGGTGCGACACGAGTAATCGTGATTCCAATTATTTTATTTCCAGCAGGTCATTCGAAAATTCACATTCCAATGGCTATCGATGAAGCAAAAGAAAAATATCCAAATGTATCGTTTACATATGGACGTCCGCTAGGAATTCATGAAACGATTATCGAAATATTAGAAAGTCGCCTTGAAGAGTCAGGGATTGACTTTTCACAAAATCATAAAGACACAGCTGTATTAATTTTAGGACGTGGAAGTAGTGACCAAGATGCGAATAGTGATTTATATAAAATGAGTCGTCTATTTTTTGAAAAACGTCGGGTTGGGATGGTGGAAACTGCTTTTATTGGCGTGACAGATCCCCTTTTAGATGCTGGTGTGGAAAGATGTTTGAAGCTTGGTGCAAAACATGTTGTCATTTTACCGTACTTTTTATTTACGGGCATTTTAATTAAACGATTAGAAAATCGTGTGAAAGAATACCATGACATGTATCCAAATCATACGTTTACGTTAGCAAACTATTTTGGATTCCATCCACTATTAAAGAAAGTATTATTAGATCGCGTAGAAGAAGCAACACGAGATGAAGTAAAAATGAACTGTGATACATGTCAATATCGTTTGGAGGCAAGTGAACATATGGATCACCATGATCATCACGATCACCATCATGAACATAGTCATGATCATGTGCATCATGAAGTTCATAAGTCATAG
- the cobK gene encoding precorrin-6A reductase — protein sequence MVFFLAGTSDARNLAIQLKEHGFDLMTTVVTENASLSLAEAGLPVHIGRLTAEEMAEKIKEQNRKIIVDASHPYAEEASKNAMEAAKLANVPYVRYERKKVEAFSNHPLVELVDTYEEAAKRAAEQKGVIMLTTGSKTLDIFAKHCIGIDGCRLVARMLPRKDNMEKCERLGVEQKNIVAIQGPFSKELNRALYQQYGVTLMVTKESGKVGSIDEKLEAALELEIPTIMIRRPKIKYDVAFESFEPLIQYVKETLRGE from the coding sequence ATGGTTTTTTTCTTAGCAGGAACGAGCGATGCTAGAAATCTTGCTATTCAATTAAAAGAGCATGGCTTTGATTTAATGACGACAGTAGTGACAGAAAATGCTAGTTTATCATTAGCAGAAGCAGGTTTACCAGTGCATATCGGTCGTTTAACAGCAGAAGAAATGGCAGAAAAAATAAAGGAACAAAATCGAAAGATCATTGTTGACGCTAGTCATCCATATGCAGAAGAAGCATCCAAAAATGCGATGGAAGCTGCGAAACTGGCAAATGTACCATATGTTCGTTATGAACGAAAAAAAGTAGAAGCTTTTAGCAATCATCCACTTGTTGAATTAGTAGATACGTACGAGGAAGCTGCAAAACGAGCCGCAGAACAAAAAGGCGTTATTATGTTAACGACTGGTAGTAAAACCTTAGATATTTTTGCTAAGCATTGTATTGGGATAGATGGATGTCGTTTAGTAGCCCGTATGCTACCGCGCAAAGATAACATGGAAAAATGCGAACGTTTAGGTGTAGAGCAAAAAAATATTGTCGCCATTCAAGGGCCATTTTCAAAAGAGTTAAATCGAGCATTATATCAACAATACGGGGTAACCTTGATGGTAACAAAAGAAAGTGGAAAAGTTGGTTCTATCGATGAAAAATTAGAAGCGGCACTAGAATTAGAAATACCAACGATTATGATTCGTCGCCCTAAAATTAAGTATGATGTTGCATTTGAATCGTTTGAACCATTAATTCAATATGTAAAAGAAACGTTGAGAGGGGAATAA
- a CDS encoding precorrin-8X methylmutase → MDFKTEFKPITVQPQEIESNSFDMITEELGEHPFTEEQYPVVQRVIHASADFELGRSMVFHPDAIQAGIKAIQEGQPVVADVQMVQVGISKPRIEKFGGNVRVYISDADVMEEAKRLNTTRAIISMRKAIKEVDGGIYAIGNAPTALLELIRLVKEGIANPSLIVGVPVGFVSAAESKEELAKLDIPFITNIGRKGGSPVAVATVNALSLLATKQK, encoded by the coding sequence ATGGATTTTAAAACAGAATTTAAACCAATTACAGTTCAACCGCAAGAAATTGAAAGCAATAGTTTTGACATGATTACAGAGGAATTAGGAGAACATCCTTTCACAGAAGAACAATATCCAGTAGTACAACGTGTCATTCATGCTTCTGCTGATTTTGAATTAGGTCGCAGCATGGTCTTTCATCCAGATGCGATTCAAGCAGGGATTAAAGCAATTCAAGAAGGACAACCAGTTGTAGCAGACGTACAGATGGTTCAAGTAGGAATTAGTAAACCGCGTATTGAAAAATTCGGAGGAAATGTACGCGTATATATTTCGGATGCAGATGTCATGGAAGAAGCAAAACGTTTAAATACGACACGTGCCATTATTTCTATGCGAAAAGCAATCAAAGAAGTTGATGGTGGAATTTATGCGATTGGTAACGCCCCAACTGCTCTTTTAGAATTAATTCGTTTAGTAAAAGAAGGTATTGCAAACCCAAGTTTAATCGTTGGGGTACCAGTGGGATTTGTATCTGCTGCAGAATCCAAAGAAGAGCTAGCAAAATTGGATATTCCCTTCATTACAAATATTGGACGTAAAGGGGGAAGTCCAGTAGCTGTAGCAACTGTTAATGCCTTATCACTACTTGCAACAAAACAAAAGTAA
- a CDS encoding cobalt-precorrin-5B (C(1))-methyltransferase — MKSKEQKDPKEMRSGYTTGACATAATKAALTALITKKVQTESTITLPVGKTVTFTLEECVVTDSFAYAKVIKDAGDDPDATHGATIISTVRFVDSDDILLDGGFGVGRVTKPGLPVPVGQAAINPVPRKMLRNIVKEVLEQNQINQGVSVKISVPEGVEMAEKTLNGRLGILNGISILGTRGIVVPFSTAAYRASIVQAIKVAKENGCDHIVLSTGGRSEKFAMELYPELHEEAFVEMGDFVGFAVKSCRVQGIKKISISGMMGKFSKVAQGVMMVHSKSAPVDFHFLASLAEKAGADQELLTKIVEANTASQVATLMEEANLPTFFNIVSEACSNACIAHAGDGIAVETIITTLKGKLLGRKVVHG, encoded by the coding sequence GTGAAGTCAAAAGAACAAAAAGACCCAAAAGAAATGCGCTCCGGTTATACGACCGGTGCATGTGCAACGGCGGCCACGAAAGCTGCGTTAACCGCGCTTATTACGAAAAAAGTTCAAACGGAATCTACGATTACACTTCCAGTAGGGAAGACGGTTACTTTTACCTTAGAGGAATGTGTAGTGACCGATTCGTTCGCGTATGCCAAAGTGATTAAGGATGCTGGAGATGATCCCGATGCAACTCACGGAGCCACCATTATTTCAACGGTACGTTTTGTAGATAGTGACGACATTTTGTTAGACGGTGGATTTGGTGTCGGTCGTGTGACAAAACCAGGATTACCAGTTCCGGTCGGACAAGCAGCTATTAACCCTGTTCCGAGAAAAATGCTTCGAAACATTGTAAAAGAAGTGTTAGAACAGAATCAGATAAATCAAGGGGTTAGCGTAAAAATTTCTGTTCCAGAAGGAGTGGAAATGGCTGAGAAAACATTAAATGGGCGACTGGGCATTTTAAATGGTATTTCTATTTTAGGTACTCGTGGAATAGTTGTGCCATTTTCAACAGCAGCTTATCGTGCAAGTATCGTTCAAGCGATTAAAGTGGCGAAAGAGAATGGATGTGACCACATTGTATTGTCTACTGGTGGTAGGAGTGAAAAATTTGCAATGGAGTTATATCCTGAGCTCCATGAAGAAGCATTCGTGGAAATGGGGGATTTTGTTGGTTTCGCAGTAAAGTCTTGTCGTGTACAAGGAATAAAAAAAATCTCTATATCTGGGATGATGGGCAAATTTAGCAAAGTGGCGCAAGGTGTCATGATGGTCCATTCGAAAAGTGCACCCGTCGATTTTCATTTTCTAGCTTCTCTTGCTGAAAAAGCAGGAGCAGATCAAGAACTTTTAACTAAGATTGTAGAAGCTAATACAGCCAGTCAAGTTGCTACTTTAATGGAAGAAGCAAATTTACCTACATTTTTTAATATTGTAAGTGAAGCGTGTTCAAATGCTTGTATTGCCCATGCTGGTGATGGAATAGCAGTAGAAACGATTATTACAACGCTAAAAGGGAAGTTATTAGGAAGGAAGGTCGTTCATGGCTAA
- a CDS encoding bifunctional cobalt-precorrin-7 (C(5))-methyltransferase/cobalt-precorrin-6B (C(15))-methyltransferase — MAKSVKVIGIQDSGIESLLPLYQSFIKNSTMLVGGERQLAFFPDYHSEKVIIKGGLKQVIEKMKDHDGDVVVLASGDPLFYGIGGYLADKLQAEIYPSLSSIQLAFSKMKEKWQDATFLSVHGRPLKGLAQKIDEKKLVAILTDEENTPSAIATYLQTFHMTEYEAFVGEDLGGKDEKVGFYTLDEMKNTAFHPLNVMILKQITPGPTWHLGIPDEEFSQRKPDKGLITKREIRVLSLANLRLKEDSIVWDIGTCTGSMAIEAQRIARNGEVFAIEKNEADIENCKLNMRKFRTDFTVVHGKAPDRLDEFKDPDAIFMGGTGGNLRDLISYCTGRLKKDGTIVINAVTIDNFTDAFSILKEAGFKVDVGLYQVSRSKPILHMTRFEALNPIYSITAVKEAEHE; from the coding sequence ATGGCTAAATCGGTAAAAGTCATTGGAATTCAAGATTCAGGAATAGAAAGTTTACTTCCTTTATACCAATCATTTATTAAGAATAGTACGATGCTAGTAGGCGGGGAAAGGCAACTTGCCTTTTTCCCTGATTATCATAGTGAAAAAGTGATCATTAAAGGTGGGTTAAAACAAGTCATCGAAAAAATGAAGGATCATGATGGCGACGTTGTCGTTTTAGCAAGTGGGGATCCGTTGTTTTATGGCATTGGTGGCTATTTAGCAGATAAATTGCAAGCAGAAATATATCCAAGTCTTTCTTCAATTCAACTTGCGTTTAGTAAAATGAAAGAAAAATGGCAAGATGCCACATTTCTTAGTGTGCATGGTCGTCCGTTAAAAGGATTAGCGCAAAAAATAGACGAAAAAAAATTAGTTGCTATTTTAACAGATGAAGAAAATACACCGAGTGCTATTGCAACTTATTTACAAACGTTTCATATGACAGAATATGAAGCGTTTGTTGGAGAAGATTTAGGTGGAAAAGATGAAAAAGTGGGTTTTTATACGTTAGATGAAATGAAAAATACTGCTTTTCATCCATTAAATGTAATGATTTTAAAACAAATAACACCTGGACCAACTTGGCACTTAGGTATTCCTGATGAAGAATTTTCTCAACGTAAACCAGATAAAGGGTTAATTACGAAAAGAGAAATTCGTGTTTTAAGCTTAGCAAATCTTCGTTTAAAAGAAGATAGTATCGTTTGGGATATTGGTACGTGCACTGGTTCGATGGCCATCGAAGCACAACGTATTGCTCGAAACGGAGAAGTATTTGCTATTGAAAAAAATGAAGCGGATATAGAAAATTGTAAGCTAAACATGAGAAAATTTCGAACAGATTTTACGGTCGTTCACGGGAAAGCGCCTGACCGTTTAGACGAATTTAAAGACCCGGATGCTATTTTTATGGGAGGTACGGGCGGTAATTTACGCGATTTAATTTCCTATTGTACTGGTCGCTTGAAAAAAGATGGAACGATTGTGATTAATGCAGTTACCATCGATAATTTTACGGATGCATTTTCCATTTTAAAAGAAGCAGGCTTTAAAGTAGATGTCGGCTTATATCAAGTTTCACGCAGTAAACCAATTTTACATATGACGCGTTTTGAAGCGTTAAATCCAATTTATAGTATTACTGCAGTAAAGGAGGCGGAACATGAGTAA